One Hevea brasiliensis isolate MT/VB/25A 57/8 chromosome 5, ASM3005281v1, whole genome shotgun sequence genomic region harbors:
- the LOC110639447 gene encoding GSH-induced LITAF domain protein, which translates to MGQKDEPAIGVPYYVGQNPYQAGAIPPNAVFGDPKGIPIQQTMYRDTPAPFNCIFCGNSGLTVVRSKPSLAAVVGCMMPFMLGVCFLCPSMDCLWHKYHYCPSCKEKVADFEKSDPCLVMDPPQWTQQSFALPA; encoded by the exons ATGGGGCAAAAAGACGAGCCTGCCATCGGGGTTCCTTACTACGTCGGCCAGAATCCTTACCAAGCTGGAGCCATCCCGCCAAACGCCGTCTTCGGCGATCCGAAAGGAATTCCGATTCAGCAGACTATGTATCGGGACACTCCTGCTCCTTTTAACTGCATTTTCTGTGGTAATTCTGGGCTTACTGTTGTCAG GTCAAAGCCTAGTCTGGCAGCTGTTGTTGGTTGTATGATGCCATTTATGCTTGGGGTTTGCTTTCTTTGCCCCTCAATGGACTGTCTCTGGCACAAATATCACTATTGCCCAAGCTGCAAAGAAAAG GTTGCGGACTTTGAGAAATCAGATCCTTGTTTAGTGATGGATCCTCCCCAATGGACACAGCAGAGCTTTGCATTGCCTGCATGA